From Apium graveolens cultivar Ventura chromosome 9, ASM990537v1, whole genome shotgun sequence, the proteins below share one genomic window:
- the LOC141684330 gene encoding protein DEHYDRATION-INDUCED 19 homolog 4-like, translating to MDSDFGARISTSSKRYQFLSDPFSEEEEMEGDDEVRTEYMCPFCAEDFDMVGLCCHIDEEHMMEAKNGACPICETKVGMDLVGHITLEHGSLLKVQRKRRFRKGGSNSTLSFLRKELREGNLHSLLQGSSCLVSSANTEADPLLSSFMYNPPAKDKPINIQPHSSDKAFSEEDNFVESSSKRKTQQPALSDKDHEERARKCEFVQGLLLSTFLDDSF from the exons ATGGACTCTGATTTTGGGGCTCGTATCTCTACTTCTTCCAAGCGCTATCAATTTCTCTCAG ATCCTTTTAGTGAAGAAGAGGAGATGGAAGGGGATGATGAAGTGAGGACAGAGTATATGTGTCCTTTTTGTGCTGAGGATTTCGATATGGTGGGCTTGTGTTGTCATATTGATGAGGAGCATATGATGGAAGCCAAGAATGGG GCATGCCCAATATGTGAAACAAAAGTGGGGATGGATCTTGTTGGCCACATAACCCTGGAACATGGCAGTCTTTTAAAG GTGCAGCGCAAAAGACGTTTTCGTAAGGGTGGATCCAATTCTACACTCTCTTTCTTGAGGAAAGAGTTGCGGGAAGGAAATTTGCACTCTCTTCTCCAGGGATCTTCATGCTTGGTGTCTTCTGCTAATACAGAAGCTGATCCATTGTTATCTTCATTTATGTACAATCCACCTGCAAAAGATAAACCAATAAACATTCagcctcattcttcagataaaGCGTTTTCTGAAGAGGATAACTTTGTCGAGAGCTCCTCAAAAAG AAAAACTCAGCAACCTGCGCTTTCAGACAAGGACCATGAAGAGAGAGCTCGGAAATGCGAGTTTGTTCAAGGGCTACTATTATCAACTTTTCTTGATGATAGCTTTTAG